In the genome of Triticum urartu cultivar G1812 chromosome 5, Tu2.1, whole genome shotgun sequence, one region contains:
- the LOC125507052 gene encoding uncharacterized protein LOC125507052, which translates to MPGPLKRPSLGRLLAALRSPSRVPVQTGFPTSLADLVVKNHGRLRKPRKPRRPTALALPPSPPETPVDVGETPSLPPSPGPLSPVVVEESSAPVVRRLDAPKGAAFFRPRPELLALGGAVALALLAVWREGTVAAFTIASLSLLWIESASRRRRRSSRPAELPDSRGPAPVSPIREAEEAPGPSSCSDSDRNSEAPSPRPSGGEDPATPKRKPRRSLRKIISKTLQKKPKAKDASCSTDGEVEQPEPVRTEAFVIPAPSLAEQTPSEPSTGSSVEMKMEMERRGGRFPLAAFVPVILAGLAAGKLPATALAVLCVAFFGARRRANLGRQ; encoded by the coding sequence ATGCCCGGCCCGCTCAAGCGCCCCTCCCTCGGCCGCCTGCTCGCCGCCCTCCGCTCGCCGTCCCGCGTCCCGGTCCAGACCGGCTTCCCCACCTCCCTCGCCGACCTCGTCGTCAAGAACCATGGCCGCCTCAGGAAGCCCCGCAAGCCGCGCCGCCCCACCGCCCTGGCGCTGCCCCCGTCTCCGCCGGAGACCCCGGTGGACGTAGGGGAGACTCCTTCGCTGCCGCCATCGCCCGGGCCGCTCTCGCCGGTGGTCGTGGAGGAGTCCTCGGCCCCGGTGGTGCGGCGGCTCGACGCGCCCAAAGGCGCCGCCTTCTTCCGGCCCCGCCCGGAGCTCCTCGCGCTCGGCGGGGCCGTGGCGCTCGCGCTCCTCGCCGTGTGGAGGGAGGGGACCGTCGCGGCCTTCACCATCGCCTCGCTGTCGTTGCTCTGGATCGAGTCGGCCTCCCGCCGGCGTCGGCGCTCCTCGCGCCCGGCGGAGCTGCCCGATTCGCGCGGCCCCGCCCCCGTCTCGCCGATCCGGGAGGCGGAAGAAGCGCCCGGGCCATCCAGCTGCTCCGATTCCGACAGGAACAGCGAGGCCCCCTCCCCTCGGCCCTCCGGCGGCGAAGATCCGGCCACCCCCAAGAGGAAACCGAGGAGGTCGCTGAGGAAGATAATCTCCAAGACGCTGCAGAAGAAGCCCAAGGCGAAGGATGCCTCATGCTCTACCGACGGCGAGGTCGAGCAGCCGGAGCCAGTTAGAACCGAGGCCTTTGTAATTCCAGCCCCTTCCTTGGCCGAGCAGACGCCGTCGGAACCAAGCACAGGATCGTCGGTGGAGATGAAGATGGAGATGGAAAGGCGAGGGGGCAGATTCCCCCTGGCGGCGTTCGTCCCGGTCATCCTCGCGGGCCTCGCCGCCGGGAAGCTCCCGGCGACGGCGCTGGCCGTGCTCTGCGTGGCCTTCTTCGGCGCGCGCCGTCGAGCGAATTTAGGCCGCCAGTAA